The genomic stretch AATAACATCTAAAACATTGGCTTTATTGATATTTTTAATTAACCCTGAAGTGCCTTTAGTATAGTCTTTCAATATCTCGCCTCCATTAGTTCATTATCTGAACTAATTATCTAAAAAAATTAGTTCGATATCCGAACATTTCCTTGTAATTATTATACCATAATAATTTGAAAAATGTAAATAATAAATTTTGAGACTACAAATATATAAGGAAGGTGCCTTATAATGAATAAAAAAATGAAATGCATTGCAATAATTATTTTAATACTTTTTGTAGCCTTTGCTGGATTAGAATTAAAAACTTATAATTATGAAAGCAAAACTCCTGTTAAAAAACTTTATCCAGTTCCTCAAATTTATCAAAAAGTATTAGTTTTTGCACCTCACCCTGACGATGAAACATTGGCTTCAGCTGGCCTTATTCAAGACACTATAAGATATGGTGGTGAGGTAAAAGTCGTAATAATGACTAATGGAGATTCCTTTAAAAGGGCAATTATTGAAAATTATGACCTTCCTTTCCCCACACCTCATGATTTTTTGCATCTTGGATACGATAGACAAAAAGAGACTCTTTTCGCTTTAAAATACTTAGGAGTAAAAGAGAAAAACATTATTTTTTTAGGATATCCTGATAAAGGTTTAGCTCCTCTTTGGTGGAAATATTGGAATGTACCTTATAAAAGCTTTGGTACTAAGACAACAATAAGCCCCTATGATAATTCATACACTCTGAAAGTAGAATACAAAGGAGAAAACATAATAAAAGATTTAACAAAAATTATAAAAGAATATAACCCTACGCTTATTGTATATCCTCATCCAAATGAGCTTCATCCCGACCATTGGGCAACAAATAGTTTTGTAAAATATGCTCTATATTTGCTAGAAAAAGAAAATATACCGCAATTTTTATACATAGTTCATCGCACAGACTGGCCACTGCCTTTTGGAAAACACCCTCAATTAAATCTAAATCCTCCTCAAAATCTTTTGAAGACAGGAACAGAGTGGCATTTATACCCTCTTGCAAAAACCGATATAGACAAAAAGGGAGAAGCAATAATGATGTATAAAACTCAGATAAAAGTGATGAAAGACTTTTTATTGGCTTTTGACAGAAAAACAGAGCTGTATGGATTTTATGAAGACGGTATATTGAAAAAATACAATAAAAACCGTAAATTTGATGATTATAAAGTGATAATAGATCCAGAATATGATAATTTTAGAGATTATGAAAATGGAAGTGTTGATATAACAGGAGTATATGCATACATGCAAAACAATAATTTACACGTAGCTATAAAATGTAGACAACCTGCAAAGCCACTTTATGAATACAACTTATATGGTATACTATTTAAAGGTCATAAAGAAATTACAAGAATAAATGTAAAAGTTACAAATGGAAAATTAGTCAATAGAAAAGGAGATGTCAATATAAAAAATAGAATAGTTCATATCACTATTCCTGTAAATATAGACTTTGATGCAATATATTTATGTGCTACCACTACTTCTAATAAATATCTTATTGACAAAACAGCGTGGAGACTTTTGAAAAAAGAAAAATAATCAATATCCTATTAACTTGTAGCCATTTACTAAAATTTTATTTGCAGAACTCATTTTGTAAATTACATCAATTTTTTCCTTTGAAATTGGTTTCACCAATAAAGCTACATTGCCTTCATTTAAAATATTTCCAGACTCCACCATCATATTGTCTTTTATTTTTACATTCTCCAATATAGCGTTTATTCCAATGTAACAATTATCACCAATGTAAGAGTTAAATATTATAGTTTTTATATTAATATTACAGCAATTCCCAATATAGCATTCTCCCTTTATTATTGCTCCATTGGAAATAATAGCATTTTTCCCTATTTCAATTTTTGAAGCCCCTATTGTATTTATATTAACTCCATCATAAATACTTGCACCATCATTAATAACAATTTTACCCACTTTGTAATTTTCATCAACTTCATCTGCTCTAATGACAACATTAGGTCCTATGTAGACATTTTCTCCTACTACAATATTGCCAATTAAAATCGCTGTGTTATCTATGTAAGCTGTATGAGCAATTTGAGGAAAATTCCCAAATATATCTTCCCTAATCATAATTTCCACCTCATATAACCTAACATTTATATCAGGTTATAATACTTGTTTACATTATATCACAAAAAAAGTAAATATACAACGAAAAAATGAAATTAGCTTTTTTGGGTTAGTTGTATAATTAAATGCAACAGATAAAAGAATAGAAACCATAGTGAAAATCGTGTATGATATAGGTGTCAACTAAGCATCATACAAGGAGGATTTTCACTATGGTTCATAATAATGATACCACAAAAAAGCGCTCTTTTAAACACTTAAGTAGCTATGAACGAGGAGAGATCTATGCATTACTCAAAGAAGGAAGAAGTATTCGGTATATTGCTAAAAAACTTAATCGATCTCCAAGCACTATAAGCCGTGAAATTAAACGTGGAACTACTACACAACTTAGAAGTGATTTATCTTCTTATACAAGCTATTTTCCTGAAACCGGTCAAGCTATCTACGAATAAAATCGTTCAAATTGCGGAGCTAAATTTAAAGTAGCTAAAGCAGAAGATTTCTTGAAATATGCTGAAAATAAAATATTAAATGAAAAATGGTCACCAGATGCAGTTGTAGGCTATTGTAAAAAAGACCCAAGCTGGAATAATAAAACCATTGTTTGTACTAAAACACTGTACAACTATATAGATAGAGGATTATTAAAAGTTAAAAACATTGATTTACCTTTAAAACTACGTTTAAAACCAAGGGTGGGTGTCATTTCTCAAATTAATTTAGCCCAAAAAACGCATAGTGTAAAATTATCGTAGGATTTTTTAAGTAAAAAAAAACAAGAGACAACCCCTGTGATAAAATAGATTATGGAAAACAAAACAATACAGAAAGGGGTGTCTCTTGTGAAAAAAAATATCTTTGAGGATATTATACTACAAAATGCTCTAAATTTCACTAGAGAAGTGGTAGACATTTTTGACGATTTATTAAACAAAGGAATGAATATTACAGAGCTTGCAGCAAGGA from Thermoanaerobacter uzonensis DSM 18761 encodes the following:
- a CDS encoding PIG-L deacetylase family protein — encoded protein: MNKKMKCIAIIILILFVAFAGLELKTYNYESKTPVKKLYPVPQIYQKVLVFAPHPDDETLASAGLIQDTIRYGGEVKVVIMTNGDSFKRAIIENYDLPFPTPHDFLHLGYDRQKETLFALKYLGVKEKNIIFLGYPDKGLAPLWWKYWNVPYKSFGTKTTISPYDNSYTLKVEYKGENIIKDLTKIIKEYNPTLIVYPHPNELHPDHWATNSFVKYALYLLEKENIPQFLYIVHRTDWPLPFGKHPQLNLNPPQNLLKTGTEWHLYPLAKTDIDKKGEAIMMYKTQIKVMKDFLLAFDRKTELYGFYEDGILKKYNKNRKFDDYKVIIDPEYDNFRDYENGSVDITGVYAYMQNNNLHVAIKCRQPAKPLYEYNLYGILFKGHKEITRINVKVTNGKLVNRKGDVNIKNRIVHITIPVNIDFDAIYLCATTTSNKYLIDKTAWRLLKKEK
- a CDS encoding LbetaH domain-containing protein, whose protein sequence is MIREDIFGNFPQIAHTAYIDNTAILIGNIVVGENVYIGPNVVIRADEVDENYKVGKIVINDGASIYDGVNINTIGASKIEIGKNAIISNGAIIKGECYIGNCCNINIKTIIFNSYIGDNCYIGINAILENVKIKDNMMVESGNILNEGNVALLVKPISKEKIDVIYKMSSANKILVNGYKLIGY